A genome region from Streptomyces sp. S4.7 includes the following:
- a CDS encoding helix-turn-helix transcriptional regulator — protein sequence MPPVFAHGRLRLYLLKLLDEAPRHGYEVIRLLEERFQGLYAPSAGTVYPRLSKLEAEGLVTHATEGGRKVYSITEAGREELAGRSGELADLELEIRESVSELAAEIRDDVRGAAGRLRNEMRAAAASASAGAPAGGTTDREQTPGDGESWRAAKEELRRAKQEWKEQARRAKDESRRAREDAQQARRQAKEAQETAREEMLRIAKQVQDQVQGHFSRGDWPTGVREGLSELSTQLGGLAKGTAWPPYAKPDAPDTADPAWAEDTPPTGDPARDLDRLLDRFRDDVRDAARDHGVTETQLTEARRHLSTAAAHIGALLRGPKP from the coding sequence ATGCCCCCGGTCTTCGCCCACGGCCGCCTCCGCCTCTACCTGCTCAAGCTGCTCGACGAGGCGCCGCGCCACGGCTACGAGGTGATCCGCCTGCTGGAGGAGCGCTTCCAGGGCCTGTACGCGCCGTCCGCCGGAACCGTCTACCCGCGGCTGTCCAAGCTGGAGGCGGAGGGCCTGGTCACGCACGCGACCGAGGGGGGCCGCAAGGTCTACTCGATCACCGAGGCGGGCCGCGAGGAATTGGCGGGCCGCAGCGGTGAACTGGCCGATCTGGAGCTGGAGATCCGCGAGTCCGTCTCCGAACTCGCCGCGGAGATCCGTGACGACGTACGGGGCGCGGCGGGCCGGCTCCGCAACGAGATGCGCGCGGCGGCGGCCTCCGCGTCGGCGGGCGCCCCGGCCGGCGGGACCACCGACCGGGAGCAGACGCCGGGGGACGGCGAGTCCTGGCGTGCGGCGAAGGAGGAGCTGCGCCGCGCGAAGCAGGAGTGGAAGGAGCAGGCGCGCCGGGCGAAGGACGAGTCACGCCGGGCGCGTGAGGACGCGCAGCAGGCACGCCGCCAGGCCAAGGAGGCGCAGGAGACGGCGCGCGAGGAGATGCTGCGCATCGCCAAGCAGGTCCAGGACCAGGTGCAGGGTCACTTCTCGCGGGGCGACTGGCCGACGGGGGTACGGGAGGGCCTGTCCGAACTGTCGACGCAACTCGGCGGCCTGGCGAAGGGCACGGCGTGGCCCCCGTACGCCAAACCGGACGCGCCGGACACGGCCGACCCCGCGTGGGCCGAGGACACCCCGCCGACCGGCGACCCGGCCCGCGACCTGGACCGCCTGCTGGACCGCTTCCGCGACGACGTCCGCGACGCGGCGCGGGACCACGGGGTGACGGAGACCCAACTGACGGAGGCGCGCCGCCACTTGTCGACGGCGGCGGCGCACATCGGGGCGCTGCTTCGGGGTCCGAAGCCGTAG
- a CDS encoding SAV_2336 N-terminal domain-related protein has product MTTPDPPPGDTPRPPPGRSDGLAELVGRLRAAGREVSASELADAVWLARLTAPRLRTGDRPEHHEPPTTRQTAPDPAVQPPAEEPGPRPDPSSRSAEQTAPVSIYAPSTAEAVPTRSFPIRAPATGALSGLLGLQRALRPLRGYRPPVPPVLGAELDEEATAERSAVDGFLRPVRRPAVHREAEIQLLMDASPTASVWQLTLERLRQACERLGAFRDVQVHYLHQGPDGSAMAGTGPDPNQTRLRPADQHRDVTGRRLTLVISDCVGPLWQSGGAQRMLYRWAESSQIAVVQPLPPRLWDRTALPADPGLLVHEPGAGRGMRFVADETHGRAAPPAGARPVPVLLPTDRVLGGWAKLLGGTGTRTMRGAAGWVLPRHPAQPDSGPYGGARTPQARLRDFRSGASPGALELAVHLAAVPLYLPVMQLVQEALLPDTGPMQLAEVLLGGLLERLPDTADVPGPRYDFAPGVRELLLEMLDQGAAELVLKYLSEYVTRRFGKGMRNFPALAVARLQGLETDEPVVPEDPDGGPQADEELFAQVPARVVRWYRPVRPVPGRLDEVERLLGLWRDRRDLQMLVDAQALAEQALAADDDGRSRHLLGRVLFARANTSEARRDPGEAHGLLTRAERLLTGREPATAVARADVRHELWRQDRDPGWLHAAVAGLAEMSDGADLATETARRLRMGRVLLDLARTVPEPQEPATAAVRELRTALDLLDQLEAPPHRRAGALLDLVSALRLTQERDTAELLALTGAAETAAENSAPLLLRSLRERARIHREARDWEAAARAYGQAERSAPRDTDERCELLAEWGEMLLTETRHINRAEGILREALTNVTPRIPLRWRLHLLLGTALLDRYRGDSAGGGFLPDVYEGCHLLELSARRAADPATRARSWLLLAGARLELPQPQTHFASAESAYGRALREIPERHSVTAARALHGRAELYERMARPFAALTDYRAADGHWRGLAEQGIAVPADEARATRERAAALAGGPGTSRREGPAGG; this is encoded by the coding sequence GTGACCACCCCCGACCCGCCCCCCGGCGACACTCCCCGCCCGCCGCCCGGCCGGTCCGACGGGCTCGCGGAGCTGGTCGGCCGGCTGCGCGCGGCGGGCCGCGAGGTGTCCGCCAGTGAGCTGGCCGACGCCGTGTGGCTGGCGCGTCTGACGGCTCCCCGGCTCCGGACGGGAGATCGTCCGGAGCACCATGAACCTCCCACCACCAGGCAGACCGCGCCCGACCCGGCCGTACAGCCGCCCGCCGAGGAGCCGGGCCCCCGGCCCGACCCCTCGTCCCGCAGCGCCGAACAGACCGCGCCCGTCTCGATCTACGCGCCGTCGACCGCGGAGGCCGTCCCCACCCGTTCGTTCCCGATACGGGCACCGGCCACCGGAGCCCTGTCCGGCCTGCTGGGCCTCCAGCGCGCGCTGCGACCGCTGCGCGGCTACCGCCCGCCCGTCCCCCCGGTCCTCGGCGCGGAGCTGGACGAGGAGGCGACCGCCGAACGCAGCGCCGTCGACGGCTTCCTGCGTCCCGTACGCCGCCCGGCGGTGCACCGGGAGGCCGAGATCCAGCTCCTGATGGACGCCTCACCGACCGCCTCCGTGTGGCAGCTGACCCTCGAAAGGCTCCGCCAGGCCTGCGAACGGCTCGGCGCGTTCCGCGACGTCCAGGTGCACTACCTGCACCAGGGACCGGACGGCTCCGCGATGGCCGGCACCGGACCCGACCCGAACCAGACCCGGCTGCGCCCCGCCGACCAGCACCGCGACGTCACCGGCCGCCGGCTCACCCTCGTCATCAGCGACTGCGTGGGACCGCTGTGGCAGTCCGGCGGCGCCCAACGCATGCTCTACCGGTGGGCCGAGAGCTCCCAGATCGCCGTCGTGCAGCCCCTGCCGCCCCGGCTGTGGGACCGCACCGCGCTGCCCGCCGACCCGGGACTGCTCGTGCACGAGCCCGGCGCCGGCCGAGGCATGCGGTTCGTCGCCGACGAGACCCACGGGCGCGCGGCGCCGCCCGCCGGGGCACGCCCGGTGCCCGTCCTGCTGCCGACCGACCGGGTCCTCGGCGGCTGGGCCAAACTGCTCGGCGGCACCGGCACCCGTACGATGCGCGGAGCGGCGGGCTGGGTGCTGCCGCGGCATCCGGCGCAGCCCGATTCGGGACCGTACGGAGGGGCGCGCACCCCGCAGGCACGGCTGCGCGACTTCCGCTCCGGCGCGTCGCCGGGCGCGCTCGAACTGGCCGTCCATCTGGCGGCCGTACCGCTCTACCTGCCCGTCATGCAGCTCGTGCAGGAAGCGCTGCTGCCCGACACCGGACCCATGCAACTGGCCGAAGTGCTCCTCGGGGGGCTGCTGGAGCGGCTGCCCGACACCGCGGACGTGCCGGGGCCGCGCTACGACTTCGCGCCCGGCGTACGCGAACTGCTGCTGGAGATGCTCGACCAGGGCGCCGCCGAGCTGGTCCTCAAATACCTGTCGGAGTACGTCACCCGGCGGTTCGGCAAGGGCATGCGCAACTTCCCGGCGCTGGCCGTCGCCCGCCTCCAGGGGCTGGAGACCGACGAGCCGGTGGTGCCGGAGGACCCCGACGGGGGGCCGCAGGCCGACGAGGAACTGTTCGCGCAGGTCCCCGCGCGCGTGGTGCGCTGGTACCGGCCCGTACGGCCGGTACCCGGCAGGCTGGACGAGGTGGAGCGGCTGCTGGGCCTGTGGCGCGACCGCCGCGACCTGCAGATGCTCGTCGACGCGCAGGCGCTCGCCGAGCAGGCGCTGGCCGCCGACGACGACGGACGCTCCCGGCATCTGCTGGGGCGGGTGCTGTTCGCCCGCGCCAACACGTCGGAGGCGCGGCGCGATCCCGGCGAGGCGCACGGGCTGCTGACCCGCGCCGAGCGGCTGCTCACCGGGCGCGAGCCGGCGACGGCCGTCGCGCGCGCGGATGTCCGGCACGAGCTGTGGCGCCAGGACCGCGACCCCGGATGGCTGCACGCGGCGGTCGCCGGGCTGGCCGAGATGTCCGACGGGGCCGACCTCGCCACCGAGACGGCACGCCGGCTGCGGATGGGCCGGGTCCTGCTCGACCTGGCCCGTACCGTCCCCGAACCGCAGGAGCCGGCCACCGCGGCCGTACGCGAACTGCGCACCGCGCTCGACCTGTTGGACCAGTTGGAGGCGCCCCCGCACCGCCGCGCGGGCGCGCTCCTCGACCTCGTGTCGGCCCTGCGACTGACACAGGAGCGCGACACCGCCGAACTCCTCGCACTGACCGGGGCGGCCGAGACGGCGGCCGAGAACAGCGCACCACTGCTGCTGCGCTCCCTGCGCGAGCGGGCGCGGATCCACCGCGAGGCCCGGGACTGGGAAGCGGCGGCGAGGGCGTACGGGCAGGCCGAGCGCAGCGCGCCGCGCGACACCGACGAACGGTGCGAACTCCTCGCCGAATGGGGCGAGATGCTGCTCACCGAGACCCGTCACATCAACCGCGCGGAGGGCATCCTGCGCGAGGCCCTCACCAACGTCACTCCCAGGATCCCGCTCCGCTGGCGCCTCCACCTGCTGCTCGGCACGGCCCTGCTGGACCGCTACCGCGGCGACAGCGCGGGCGGCGGCTTCCTGCCCGACGTCTACGAGGGCTGCCATCTGCTGGAGCTGTCGGCCCGCCGCGCCGCCGACCCGGCCACCCGAGCCCGCTCCTGGCTGCTGCTGGCGGGCGCGCGCCTGGAACTGCCGCAGCCGCAGACGCACTTCGCCTCGGCGGAGTCCGCCTACGGCAGGGCGCTGCGCGAGATCCCCGAACGGCACTCGGTCACGGCGGCCCGCGCACTGCACGGCCGCGCCGAACTGTACGAGCGGATGGCCCGCCCCTTCGCGGCCCTGACCGACTACCGGGCGGCGGACGGGCACTGGCGGGGCCTGGCGGAGCAGGGCATCGCGGTCCCGGCGGACGAGGCACGGGCGACCCGCGAGCGGGCGGCGGCGCTGGCCGGCGGCCCCGGGACGAGCAGGCGCGAGGGCCCCGCAGGCGGGTGA
- a CDS encoding Clp protease N-terminal domain-containing protein — protein sequence MFERFTKGARAVVTGAVAQAERTASPEITDEHMLLALLDSQGRRSAFAFTSLGILDRRDSVEAGLAEARRRGGMSHADTAALAEIGIDVAQIVSKVEGAHGEGAMGVGGKRPKRGRASHKKFTPAAKKTLEQSLRVAVGRGDKEITDGHILLALTARPGVVSDVLADHGGTYGAVERALFGERG from the coding sequence ATGTTCGAACGGTTCACGAAGGGGGCGCGCGCGGTGGTGACGGGCGCGGTCGCCCAGGCCGAACGCACGGCCTCACCCGAGATCACCGACGAGCACATGCTGCTCGCGCTGCTCGACTCGCAGGGGAGGCGATCGGCGTTCGCGTTCACCTCGCTCGGCATCCTGGACCGGCGTGACTCGGTGGAGGCGGGTCTGGCGGAGGCGCGCCGGCGGGGTGGCATGTCGCACGCCGACACGGCGGCGCTGGCCGAGATCGGGATCGACGTCGCGCAGATCGTCTCGAAGGTCGAGGGGGCGCACGGCGAGGGTGCGATGGGGGTGGGCGGGAAGCGTCCGAAGCGGGGCCGGGCGTCCCACAAGAAGTTCACGCCCGCCGCGAAGAAGACGCTGGAGCAGTCTCTGCGGGTCGCGGTGGGCCGCGGCGACAAGGAGATCACCGACGGCCACATCCTGCTGGCGCTGACGGCCCGGCCGGGCGTGGTGTCGGACGTGCTGGCGGATCACGGCGGGACGTACGGGGCGGTGGAGCGGGCGCTGTTCGGGGAGCGGGGATAG
- a CDS encoding DUF4097 family beta strand repeat-containing protein, with the protein MAESTWEVSEPKKLTFDDPVTALSVRIVNGTVNVVGTDERVLAEQGGARLEISEIQGPPLIVTRTGTTLTIAYEDLPWQNFLKWLDRKGHRRSAVVSLTVPAGASVEVGVVGAGAVISGIKGRTEVRGVNGDTTLVGLAGRVSAETVAGNVEAQAVTGDLRFNSVSGDLTVVDCGGSSVRADTVSGDMVIDLEPAGRPTDIKVNTISGEVAIRLPHPADAKVEANTASGSVSNAFDDLRVGGQWGAKKITGTLGAGTGQLKAMAVSGSIALLRRPPAEDPYGAGHPAPAGAGTAPTGAAPLDVVADDATPADKKEL; encoded by the coding sequence ATGGCAGAGTCGACGTGGGAAGTCAGCGAGCCGAAGAAGCTCACTTTCGACGACCCGGTGACGGCGCTCAGCGTACGTATCGTGAACGGCACCGTGAACGTCGTCGGCACCGACGAGAGGGTGCTGGCCGAACAGGGCGGCGCACGCCTGGAGATCTCCGAGATCCAGGGCCCGCCCCTGATCGTGACCCGCACGGGCACCACGCTCACCATCGCCTACGAGGACCTGCCCTGGCAGAACTTCCTCAAGTGGCTCGACCGCAAGGGCCACCGGCGCAGCGCCGTCGTCTCCCTCACGGTCCCGGCGGGGGCGAGCGTCGAGGTCGGCGTCGTCGGGGCGGGCGCCGTGATCTCCGGGATCAAGGGGCGTACGGAGGTACGCGGCGTGAACGGCGACACCACGCTCGTCGGCCTGGCCGGCCGGGTCAGCGCGGAGACCGTCGCCGGCAACGTGGAGGCCCAGGCCGTCACCGGTGACCTGCGCTTCAACTCCGTCTCGGGCGACCTGACCGTCGTGGACTGCGGCGGATCCTCCGTTCGGGCGGACACCGTCAGCGGTGACATGGTCATCGACCTGGAGCCCGCGGGCAGACCCACCGACATCAAGGTCAACACGATCTCCGGCGAGGTGGCGATCCGGCTGCCGCACCCGGCGGACGCGAAGGTCGAGGCGAACACGGCGAGCGGATCGGTCTCCAACGCCTTCGACGATCTGCGGGTCGGCGGCCAGTGGGGCGCGAAGAAGATCACCGGCACGCTCGGGGCGGGTACGGGGCAGCTCAAGGCGATGGCGGTGTCCGGCTCGATCGCCCTGCTGCGGCGGCCACCGGCGGAGGACCCGTACGGCGCGGGCCACCCGGCGCCCGCGGGCGCCGGCACCGCGCCCACGGGCGCCGCCCCCCTGGACGTCGTCGCCGACGACGCGACGCCGGCCGACAAGAAGGAGCTCTGA
- a CDS encoding trypsin-like peptidase domain-containing protein: MSSFEDPVSRGVVRIGPAAAGYDAGSAGFWGSGFFVAPEWVVTCAHVVDKRVGAMEREPGGGVTVTTCDDERLEGEIAHVVTGHDLALVRVPGADFADCLWLSDRSAPTPAEVELYGWAQTSGAYGPEEFLSTKAMATGGRRGNAMWLQNGLVLRGCSGGPVVDTRYGSVIGVVRSQGQGDATVGRAESVTGLRALCDQGAEAMWAEVVAAHDRHHLRRFEGSGDCWPRLHTRLAVRQGRPHSFDPRSRTQLYGLFAEVEPPSGPGQVLHLVNGTSRRLLRSPQRIESNDPRNWREGSGLLYDPRERTEAALAGRDLEQEAVVLYAAMVYGALRAPRDTPGAKKLRDWVETAANALETDVIREESLALLAGGDREDGTGVAHTGPGDAAHDDVLVVIEPEVYGTHPWRVQLLDSDGGTTTVRHDEEGVPRTGLEVAVRQGLSEALARADAGQYLAAVDFLLPRALFDEPVDEWRSRLPRGDEPPSVHTLPIGRRRVVALRDQLRRRDGVTPEWNRARRATEHGPLEAVPLCLDVPDAGHTAPAPEGEEAAYARLSVSTARLAGVPLPVYCASTATGRGSRVLTRAFHAGHVAVLCRRTGEDGHDDCAEFHRRAAQLVREAPTGSELRERVRLLRNISADPDRDDQDTAWARHIVLIYDPPHRPAPDEPLHFPPL, encoded by the coding sequence ATGAGCTCCTTCGAAGACCCCGTGAGCCGGGGAGTCGTCCGCATCGGCCCCGCCGCCGCCGGGTATGACGCAGGCAGTGCCGGATTCTGGGGCAGCGGATTCTTCGTCGCCCCCGAATGGGTCGTGACCTGCGCGCATGTCGTGGACAAGAGGGTGGGTGCGATGGAACGGGAGCCGGGAGGCGGTGTCACCGTCACCACCTGCGACGACGAGCGGCTGGAGGGCGAGATCGCCCATGTCGTCACCGGTCACGACCTCGCGCTCGTCCGGGTGCCCGGCGCGGACTTCGCCGACTGCCTCTGGCTCAGCGACCGTTCGGCGCCCACCCCGGCCGAGGTCGAGCTGTACGGCTGGGCGCAGACCTCGGGGGCGTACGGCCCCGAGGAGTTCCTCTCCACGAAGGCGATGGCCACCGGCGGGCGCCGCGGAAACGCGATGTGGCTCCAGAACGGCCTTGTTCTGCGCGGCTGTTCGGGCGGGCCCGTCGTCGACACCCGGTACGGATCGGTCATCGGCGTCGTCAGGAGCCAGGGTCAGGGCGACGCCACCGTCGGCCGCGCCGAATCCGTCACCGGGCTGCGCGCCCTGTGCGACCAGGGCGCCGAAGCCATGTGGGCGGAGGTCGTCGCCGCCCACGACCGGCACCATCTGCGGCGTTTCGAGGGCTCCGGCGACTGCTGGCCGCGCCTGCACACCCGGCTCGCGGTGCGGCAGGGCCGGCCGCACAGCTTCGACCCGCGCTCGCGCACCCAGCTGTACGGGCTGTTCGCCGAGGTCGAACCGCCTTCGGGACCCGGCCAGGTGCTGCACCTGGTCAACGGCACCAGCCGCCGCCTGCTGCGCAGCCCCCAGCGCATCGAGTCCAACGACCCGCGCAACTGGCGCGAGGGCTCCGGCCTCCTCTACGACCCGCGCGAGCGCACCGAAGCGGCCCTGGCGGGACGGGATCTCGAACAGGAAGCCGTCGTCCTGTACGCGGCGATGGTCTACGGCGCCCTGCGCGCGCCCCGCGACACCCCGGGCGCCAAGAAGCTCCGCGACTGGGTCGAGACGGCCGCCAACGCCCTGGAGACCGACGTGATCCGCGAGGAGAGCCTGGCGCTCCTCGCCGGCGGTGACCGCGAGGACGGCACCGGCGTCGCGCACACGGGCCCCGGCGACGCGGCCCACGACGACGTGCTCGTCGTCATCGAGCCCGAGGTCTACGGCACCCACCCCTGGCGCGTGCAACTGCTGGACTCCGACGGCGGCACGACCACCGTCCGGCACGACGAGGAGGGCGTCCCGCGCACCGGGCTGGAGGTCGCCGTACGCCAGGGACTGAGCGAGGCACTGGCCCGCGCCGACGCCGGGCAGTACCTCGCCGCCGTCGACTTCCTGCTGCCCCGCGCGCTCTTCGACGAGCCCGTCGACGAATGGCGCTCCCGGCTGCCGCGCGGCGACGAACCGCCCAGCGTGCACACCCTCCCGATCGGACGGCGCCGAGTCGTCGCCCTGCGCGACCAGTTGCGCCGGCGCGACGGCGTCACCCCGGAGTGGAACCGCGCCAGGCGCGCCACCGAGCACGGCCCCCTGGAAGCCGTACCGCTCTGTCTCGACGTACCGGACGCGGGACACACCGCCCCCGCGCCCGAGGGCGAGGAAGCGGCGTACGCACGGCTGTCGGTGAGCACCGCGCGCCTCGCGGGCGTTCCCCTGCCCGTGTACTGCGCCAGTACGGCCACGGGGCGCGGCTCACGCGTCCTCACCCGCGCCTTCCACGCCGGTCATGTCGCCGTGCTGTGCCGCCGCACCGGCGAGGACGGACACGACGACTGCGCCGAATTCCACCGCAGGGCCGCCCAGTTGGTGCGCGAGGCCCCCACCGGGAGCGAGCTGCGCGAGCGCGTACGGCTGCTGCGCAACATCAGCGCCGACCCCGACCGCGACGATCAGGACACAGCCTGGGCACGGCACATCGTCCTCATCTACGATCCACCCCACAGGCCGGCTCCCGATGAACCTCTGCACTTCCCGCCCCTATGA
- a CDS encoding HTH domain-containing protein translates to MTDATDLAERAGDRDPRVGLRAVAALRRLLEQLEAVQVRSARNQGWSWQEIAAQLGVSRQAVHKKYGRQ, encoded by the coding sequence ATGACCGATGCAACGGATCTCGCCGAACGGGCGGGCGACCGCGACCCACGGGTCGGGCTGAGGGCGGTCGCCGCGCTGCGGCGACTGCTCGAACAGCTCGAAGCCGTCCAGGTGCGCAGCGCGCGGAACCAGGGCTGGTCGTGGCAGGAGATCGCGGCCCAGCTCGGTGTCAGCAGGCAGGCGGTACACAAGAAGTACGGGAGGCAGTGA
- a CDS encoding CU044_2847 family protein — MENDVQEVVLPGGQVILARVSVLRPDESAFVDVGAADRIRSGVTRVNEVIAAVGATVMDAARAAGPSEVSATFGIELAMKPGKGVAAVLADGEAKASISVTLTWQPGRERPVPSEDPPAPPVPPDPPGAQGPPPQASPPPASPGPEPLPTPGSSG, encoded by the coding sequence TTGGAAAACGACGTACAGGAGGTGGTCCTGCCCGGTGGACAGGTCATTCTCGCGAGAGTCAGTGTGCTGCGGCCGGACGAGTCGGCGTTCGTCGACGTCGGGGCCGCCGACCGGATCCGCTCGGGGGTCACCCGTGTCAACGAGGTGATCGCCGCCGTCGGCGCCACCGTGATGGACGCGGCGCGGGCGGCGGGGCCGAGCGAGGTCAGCGCGACGTTCGGCATCGAGCTGGCGATGAAGCCGGGCAAGGGGGTGGCCGCCGTCCTGGCCGACGGGGAGGCCAAGGCGTCCATCTCCGTCACCCTCACCTGGCAGCCCGGCCGCGAGCGGCCGGTGCCCTCCGAAGACCCGCCCGCCCCACCTGTCCCGCCCGACCCACCGGGGGCGCAGGGACCGCCGCCACAGGCCTCCCCGCCCCCCGCCTCGCCGGGACCGGAACCACTCCCCACTCCGGGATCATCCGGTTAG
- a CDS encoding HEXXH motif-containing putative peptide modification protein yields MAPAPGAFTVPPETLVRIATTRQRSRDLDLLHAALHSRRLVLFKALLARVGRGELPPAARAGFDRDWSLLERAESPAPAAALRLLDYPAVGGWIVDALNAPGPDGLAAALHPLGGIAVGTALRTGARLDTVLPTDGGRLVLPGVGAQDARAPRVRIRSGPHGALLTPVGNAARSVLLRPDGRGAGAGWTCLAALPGSAGRLDDLGTGHTLVPDAGPRPDRAAWLARWRAAVALLAAADPWRATEVTRLVRSVVPMAPADDGASSGTLRAAPWAVHTALPDTARRFAEVLVHELAHSKLAVLADLVTLHHADGSAVHHVPWRKDPRPLDGVLQGTYAHLALADLWSRVAERPDAAPAARHVARAHREEYREQVADALPVLLDSHQLTRDGLRFTESMRQHLTALGRGPYSPYALSDSLSGDGDVR; encoded by the coding sequence ATGGCTCCGGCACCGGGGGCCTTCACGGTCCCGCCCGAAACCCTCGTGCGGATCGCCACCACACGCCAGCGCTCGCGCGACCTGGACCTGCTGCACGCCGCACTGCACAGCCGCCGGCTGGTCCTCTTCAAAGCCCTCCTCGCCCGGGTCGGACGAGGCGAGTTACCGCCGGCCGCCCGTGCCGGGTTCGACCGGGACTGGAGCCTCCTGGAGCGGGCCGAGTCGCCCGCGCCGGCCGCCGCCCTACGGCTCCTCGACTACCCCGCCGTCGGCGGCTGGATCGTGGACGCCCTCAACGCACCCGGACCGGACGGCCTCGCCGCCGCCCTCCATCCCCTCGGCGGCATCGCCGTCGGGACGGCGCTGCGCACCGGAGCCCGGCTCGACACCGTGCTGCCCACGGACGGCGGGCGGCTCGTCCTGCCCGGCGTCGGCGCCCAGGACGCCCGCGCACCCCGCGTACGGATCCGCTCCGGCCCGCACGGCGCGCTGCTCACCCCCGTGGGGAACGCGGCCCGGTCCGTGCTCCTGCGGCCCGACGGCCGGGGAGCGGGGGCTGGCTGGACCTGCCTGGCCGCGCTGCCGGGCAGCGCCGGCCGGCTCGACGACCTCGGCACCGGACACACCCTCGTCCCGGACGCGGGGCCCCGTCCCGACCGCGCCGCCTGGCTCGCACGCTGGCGCGCCGCCGTCGCCCTCCTGGCCGCCGCCGACCCCTGGCGCGCCACCGAAGTCACCCGGCTCGTACGGTCCGTGGTCCCGATGGCGCCGGCCGACGACGGAGCCTCCAGTGGCACGCTCAGGGCGGCCCCCTGGGCCGTACACACCGCGCTGCCCGATACCGCACGGCGGTTCGCGGAGGTGCTCGTGCACGAACTCGCCCACAGCAAGCTCGCCGTTCTCGCCGACCTCGTCACGCTGCACCACGCCGACGGCTCGGCCGTCCACCACGTTCCCTGGCGCAAGGACCCGCGCCCACTCGACGGCGTACTCCAGGGGACCTACGCGCACCTCGCCCTCGCCGACCTCTGGTCACGTGTCGCCGAGCGCCCCGACGCGGCGCCGGCCGCCCGCCACGTGGCCCGCGCGCACCGCGAGGAGTACCGCGAACAGGTCGCCGACGCGCTCCCCGTCCTGCTGGACAGCCATCAACTGACCCGGGACGGACTGCGGTTCACCGAGTCGATGAGACAGCATCTGACCGCGCTGGGCAGAGGCCCGTACAGCCCGTACGCACTGTCCGATTCCCTGTCCGGTGACGGTGACGTTCGGTAA
- a CDS encoding DUF6104 family protein gives MYFTDRGIEELQKRRGEEEVTFEWLAEQLRTFVDLNPDFEVPVERLATWLARLDDEDDDE, from the coding sequence ATGTACTTCACGGATCGCGGGATCGAGGAACTGCAGAAGCGGCGCGGCGAGGAGGAGGTCACCTTCGAGTGGCTGGCCGAGCAGCTGCGTACGTTCGTCGATCTCAACCCGGACTTCGAGGTTCCGGTGGAGCGCCTGGCCACGTGGCTGGCCCGCCTCGACGACGAGGACGACGACGAATGA
- a CDS encoding MoxR family ATPase produces MSDWRIYRGAGLPHDGARQLPDPPPWREFTARSPDGADGPQDGPADTEEVDNARRLGVKRRLVESFHPRPEEVEAVNAALQLRRPLLVTGTPGTGKSTLAHAVAHELRLGRVLRWPIVSRTTLQDGLYHYDAIGRLQDVQLDRAVSGDAVRHTPIGSYIRLGPLGTALLPSPDGLPRVLLIDEFDKSDIDLPNDLLNVLEEGEFTIRELERRAEREPATDVLTDDGTPVTVVGGRVRCTAFPFIILTSNGERDFPAALLRRCIQLDLKPPGEKQLAAMVAAHLGEEALEEGAELIERFLQREPGEVVATDQLLNALYVTQRAANAEEVTRNRLAEMLLRPLDRPR; encoded by the coding sequence GTGAGCGACTGGCGCATCTACCGGGGAGCGGGGCTGCCGCACGACGGTGCGCGGCAATTACCCGATCCGCCACCCTGGCGCGAATTCACCGCGCGGAGCCCCGACGGCGCCGACGGACCGCAGGACGGGCCGGCGGACACCGAAGAGGTGGACAACGCCCGCCGGCTGGGCGTCAAACGCCGCCTCGTGGAGTCGTTCCACCCACGCCCCGAAGAGGTCGAGGCCGTCAACGCCGCGCTCCAGCTGCGCCGTCCGCTCCTCGTCACCGGCACCCCCGGCACCGGCAAGTCGACCCTCGCCCACGCCGTCGCCCACGAACTGCGGCTCGGCCGGGTGCTGCGCTGGCCCATCGTCAGCCGGACCACCCTCCAGGACGGCCTCTACCACTACGACGCCATCGGCAGGCTCCAGGACGTACAGCTCGACCGGGCGGTGTCCGGCGACGCGGTGCGGCACACGCCGATCGGCTCGTACATCAGGCTCGGTCCGCTCGGTACGGCGCTGCTGCCCTCGCCCGACGGGCTTCCCCGGGTGCTGCTCATCGACGAGTTCGACAAGAGCGACATCGACCTGCCGAACGACCTCCTGAACGTCCTGGAGGAGGGCGAGTTCACCATCCGTGAGCTGGAGCGGCGCGCCGAGCGGGAGCCCGCCACCGACGTCCTCACCGACGACGGCACACCGGTGACCGTGGTGGGCGGCCGGGTGCGGTGCACCGCCTTCCCCTTCATCATCCTCACCTCCAACGGAGAACGGGACTTCCCCGCCGCCCTGTTGCGCCGCTGCATCCAGCTCGACCTCAAACCGCCCGGCGAGAAACAGCTCGCCGCGATGGTCGCCGCGCACCTGGGCGAGGAGGCCCTGGAGGAGGGCGCCGAACTGATCGAGCGCTTCCTCCAGCGCGAACCCGGCGAGGTCGTCGCCACCGACCAACTGCTGAACGCGCTCTACGTGACCCAGCGCGCCGCCAACGCCGAAGAGGTCACCCGCAACAGGCTCGCCGAGATGCTGCTCCGCCCTCTCGACCGTCCGAGGTGA